A single window of Tautonia marina DNA harbors:
- a CDS encoding slipin family protein has product MVLIKRIHVRSYEMGLLFRRGEFHGLLGEGTHWLFDPLGRIEAEVVSMRAPRLVHDRLDLIVKSGALKPHAEVIDLKDDRRALVWIDGRFSCVLGPGLYAYWTGPRDVRIELVDARRPRFEHDDLKIIARTPGAVGLLDLCTVDRNHAGVLFLDGQYADTLGSGLYAFWRGSAEARVVEVDLREATLDLTGQEIMTADTVTLRLNAQVTFVVSDPKRAVCAVDDHRQALYREAQLVLRAVLGGRELDTLLSDKDSVAREAEDLLRARASSLGLEVRSAGIRDLILPGEMKDLMNKVTEARKAAEANLITRREETAALRSQANTAKLLTDHPALMRLRELEVLERIASNGHLNVILGEKGLADRVVNLL; this is encoded by the coding sequence ATGGTTCTGATCAAGCGCATTCATGTTCGAAGTTATGAGATGGGCCTCCTCTTTCGCCGGGGAGAGTTCCACGGCCTGCTCGGCGAGGGCACCCACTGGCTGTTCGACCCGCTCGGTCGGATCGAGGCCGAGGTCGTCTCCATGCGGGCTCCTCGGCTCGTGCACGATCGGCTCGACCTGATTGTCAAGTCCGGTGCTCTGAAGCCTCATGCCGAGGTCATCGACTTGAAGGACGACCGCCGAGCCCTGGTCTGGATCGACGGCCGTTTCTCCTGTGTGCTCGGACCGGGTCTGTATGCCTACTGGACCGGACCTCGCGACGTGCGGATCGAACTGGTCGACGCCCGCCGGCCTCGCTTCGAGCATGACGACCTGAAGATCATCGCCCGGACCCCCGGCGCCGTCGGCTTGCTCGACCTCTGCACGGTCGATCGCAACCATGCCGGCGTCCTGTTCCTCGATGGTCAGTACGCCGACACACTCGGCTCGGGGCTCTACGCTTTCTGGCGAGGCTCCGCCGAGGCCCGCGTCGTGGAGGTTGACCTCCGAGAGGCCACGCTCGACCTGACCGGCCAGGAGATCATGACCGCCGACACGGTCACGCTCCGCCTGAACGCTCAGGTGACCTTCGTCGTCAGCGATCCGAAGCGGGCCGTCTGCGCGGTCGACGACCACCGCCAGGCCCTCTACCGCGAGGCGCAGCTGGTCCTTCGTGCCGTCCTTGGCGGCCGAGAGCTCGACACCTTGCTCTCCGACAAGGACAGCGTGGCCCGGGAGGCCGAGGACCTGCTCCGCGCCCGAGCGTCGAGTCTCGGCCTGGAGGTCCGATCGGCCGGCATCCGCGACCTGATCCTCCCGGGAGAAATGAAGGACCTGATGAACAAGGTCACCGAGGCCCGCAAGGCCGCCGAGGCCAATCTCATCACCCGACGCGAGGAAACGGCCGCCCTCCGCAGCCAGGCCAACACCGCCAAGCTCCTGACCGACCACCCAGCCCTCATGAGGCTCCGCGAGCTTGAGGTTCTGGAACGCATCGCGTCCAACGGCCACCTCAACGTCATCCTCGGCGAGAAGGGACTCGCCGATCGGGTGGTCAACCTGCTCTGA
- the ileS gene encoding isoleucine--tRNA ligase — protein MSTDVKKYKDTLNLPKTAFAMKANLAQREPQIQARWEEMSLYPQIRAARKGSPRRVLHDGPPYANGDIHMGHLLNKVLKDIVVRYHTMRGFDAPYVPGWDCHGLPIEHKVAKDLGSKAASMSFPEIRELCRTEALKWVDIQRTQFQRLGVSGDWANPYLTLDPRYEAGIMDVLADLVEKGFVFRQLKPIHWDIHDRTALAEAELEYAEHTSPSIYVNFPITSALPADFGPGPWHAMIWTTTPWTLPANVAIAAHPDLEYAGVRYTDPESGQTVQTLFAAQLVEKVMGLRQITDYAIVARCTGKDLEGGSYQHVFIDRAGSFVLADYVTVEDGTGLVHTAPGHGADDYKTGLKYHLPVISPVDASGRFLDTDGVPADLVGLQVFAANPKVIEILKSVGALFHHFNFRHSYPHGWRSKKPVIFRATAQWFIGVDRNNLRENTLHAIRNQVRWLPSWGQARIEAMVGQRPDWCISRQRAWGVPIPVLFDERNDYHHLTAESVRFYRDLFAREGADAWFTRPIADLIPPDLDTDAHPVEHLQKGTDILDVWFESGSSHRSVVREPSYDSGPYPAFMYLEGSDQHRGWFQSSILTAVGTTGQAPFETVLTHGFVVDDQGRKMSKSLGNVIHAVKATEQYGADVLRLYVSSMDYAEDVRMSERGIKEMSDAYRKIRNTFRYLLGNLEDYARFDPESVDPATLHPIDRWALYRLNTVIREATAAFDAFDFYRAFQRLYQFCSVDLSSFYLDVLKDRLYAEHPTGPERRAAQFVMARIHSSLARLFAPIMPHTSEEIWDLIPDSPSKTPSVHLAPWPEADPSFDDPRPGGLDWDLFRESREVVFRDLEKLRAAKVIGSNQEALVTVGSPAPEVLASLDHLRSHFERMFIVSDVVLADTRPDDAIDLPDRKIWFHVQKSPHPKCERCWNLRPTVGQDQEHPTLCFRCSQVIREANTSPPQT, from the coding sequence ATGTCCACCGACGTCAAAAAATACAAAGACACCCTGAACCTTCCCAAAACCGCCTTCGCCATGAAGGCCAACCTCGCCCAGCGCGAGCCTCAAATCCAGGCCCGCTGGGAGGAGATGTCCCTCTACCCGCAGATCCGAGCCGCCCGCAAGGGAAGCCCCCGTCGCGTGCTGCACGACGGCCCCCCCTATGCCAACGGCGACATCCACATGGGCCACCTGCTCAACAAGGTGCTCAAGGACATCGTCGTCCGCTACCACACCATGCGAGGCTTCGACGCCCCCTACGTCCCCGGCTGGGATTGCCACGGCCTTCCCATCGAACACAAGGTCGCCAAGGACCTCGGCTCCAAGGCCGCCTCGATGTCCTTCCCCGAGATCCGCGAACTCTGCCGGACCGAAGCCCTCAAGTGGGTCGACATCCAACGCACCCAGTTCCAGCGCCTCGGCGTCTCCGGCGACTGGGCCAATCCCTACCTCACGCTCGACCCCCGCTACGAGGCCGGCATCATGGACGTGCTGGCCGACCTCGTCGAAAAAGGCTTCGTCTTCCGCCAGCTCAAGCCGATTCACTGGGACATCCACGACCGCACCGCCCTGGCCGAGGCCGAGCTCGAATACGCCGAGCACACCTCCCCCTCCATCTACGTCAACTTCCCGATCACCTCCGCCCTGCCGGCCGACTTCGGCCCCGGCCCCTGGCACGCGATGATCTGGACGACCACCCCCTGGACCCTCCCCGCCAACGTCGCCATCGCCGCCCACCCCGACCTCGAATACGCCGGCGTCCGCTACACCGACCCCGAATCCGGCCAGACCGTCCAGACCCTCTTCGCTGCGCAGCTCGTCGAGAAGGTGATGGGCCTCCGTCAAATCACCGATTACGCAATCGTCGCCCGCTGCACCGGCAAGGATCTCGAAGGCGGTTCGTACCAGCACGTCTTCATCGACCGCGCCGGCTCCTTCGTCCTGGCTGATTACGTCACCGTCGAAGACGGCACCGGCCTCGTCCACACCGCCCCCGGCCACGGTGCCGACGACTACAAGACCGGCCTGAAGTACCACCTCCCCGTCATCAGCCCCGTCGACGCCTCCGGCCGCTTCCTCGACACCGACGGCGTCCCCGCCGACCTCGTCGGCCTCCAGGTCTTCGCCGCCAACCCGAAGGTCATCGAGATCCTTAAAAGCGTCGGCGCACTCTTTCATCACTTCAACTTCCGCCACAGCTACCCGCACGGCTGGCGAAGCAAGAAGCCGGTGATCTTCCGCGCCACTGCCCAGTGGTTCATCGGCGTCGATCGCAACAACCTCCGCGAGAACACGCTCCACGCCATCCGCAACCAGGTCCGCTGGCTTCCCTCCTGGGGCCAGGCCCGCATCGAGGCCATGGTCGGCCAGCGCCCCGACTGGTGCATCAGCCGACAGCGCGCTTGGGGCGTCCCCATCCCCGTCCTCTTCGACGAGCGGAACGACTACCACCACCTCACCGCCGAGTCCGTCCGCTTCTACCGCGACCTGTTCGCCCGCGAAGGGGCCGACGCCTGGTTCACTCGCCCCATCGCCGACCTCATCCCCCCCGACCTCGACACCGACGCCCACCCCGTCGAACACCTGCAAAAAGGGACCGACATCCTCGACGTCTGGTTCGAGTCCGGCTCCAGCCACCGCTCCGTTGTCCGCGAACCAAGCTACGACTCCGGCCCGTACCCCGCCTTCATGTACCTCGAAGGCTCCGACCAGCACCGCGGCTGGTTCCAGTCCTCCATCCTCACCGCCGTCGGAACCACCGGCCAGGCTCCGTTTGAAACGGTGCTCACGCATGGATTCGTCGTCGACGACCAGGGCCGCAAGATGTCCAAGTCGCTCGGCAACGTCATCCACGCCGTCAAGGCCACCGAGCAGTACGGCGCCGACGTCCTCCGCCTCTACGTCTCCAGCATGGACTACGCCGAGGACGTCCGCATGAGCGAGCGCGGCATCAAGGAGATGTCCGACGCCTACCGCAAGATCCGTAACACCTTCCGCTACCTGCTTGGCAACCTCGAAGACTACGCCCGCTTCGACCCGGAAAGCGTCGACCCCGCGACCCTGCACCCGATCGACCGCTGGGCCCTCTACCGCCTCAACACCGTCATCCGCGAGGCGACCGCCGCCTTCGACGCCTTCGACTTCTACCGGGCCTTCCAGCGCCTCTATCAGTTCTGCTCGGTCGATCTCTCCAGCTTCTACCTCGACGTCCTCAAGGACCGCCTCTACGCCGAGCACCCGACCGGCCCCGAACGCCGCGCCGCCCAGTTCGTTATGGCCCGCATCCATTCGAGCCTGGCCCGCCTGTTCGCGCCGATCATGCCCCACACGAGCGAGGAAATCTGGGACCTCATCCCCGATTCCCCCTCCAAGACTCCGAGCGTCCACCTCGCCCCCTGGCCCGAAGCCGACCCCTCGTTCGACGACCCCCGCCCCGGCGGCCTCGACTGGGATCTCTTCCGCGAATCGCGCGAGGTCGTCTTCCGCGATCTCGAAAAGCTCCGCGCCGCCAAGGTCATCGGCAGCAACCAGGAGGCCCTCGTCACCGTCGGCAGCCCCGCCCCCGAGGTCCTTGCCTCGCTCGATCACCTCCGCTCCCATTTCGAACGCATGTTCATCGTCTCCGACGTCGTCCTCGCCGACACTCGCCCGGACGATGCCATCGACCTCCCCGACCGCAAGATCTGGTTCCACGTCCAGAAATCGCCGCACCCGAAGTGCGAGCGCTGCTGGAACCTCCGTCCGACCGTCGGGCAGGACCAGGAACATCCGACCCTCTGCTTCCGCTGTTCCCAGGTCATCCGAGAAGCAAACACCTCGCCTCCCCAAACCTGA
- a CDS encoding TPR end-of-group domain-containing protein translates to MAASNHLPGNSDRDRPSSETSTRCLREQSQRDFEVEFIGRILDRDPYYVDAIRVQANNLARRGESTRALQLDRRLTRLQPDRPIPWYNLACSYAVLGMIDPAFDALTRAVDLGYRHFRHMLRDPDLKALRQDPRFARILRRG, encoded by the coding sequence ATGGCCGCCTCTAATCACTTGCCAGGCAACTCCGACCGCGATCGGCCGTCGTCCGAGACCTCGACCCGATGCCTGCGCGAGCAATCTCAGCGCGATTTTGAGGTCGAGTTCATCGGGCGCATTCTCGATCGAGATCCCTATTACGTCGATGCGATCCGCGTGCAAGCGAACAACCTCGCTCGTCGGGGCGAGTCCACCCGGGCCCTCCAGCTCGACCGCCGTCTGACGCGACTGCAACCCGACCGTCCCATCCCCTGGTACAACTTGGCCTGCAGCTACGCGGTCCTCGGCATGATCGATCCCGCCTTCGACGCGCTGACGCGAGCCGTCGATCTCGGCTACCGCCACTTCCGCCACATGCTTCGTGACCCCGACCTGAAAGCCCTGCGCCAGGATCCTCGGTTCGCCCGCATTCTTCGTCGCGGTTAA
- a CDS encoding non-canonical purine NTP pyrophosphatase, protein MRILHARPSLREQFLVAPKRIEVYFYTSSTDKFLHAYTVFERSGLALKHFKSRTDPYAEDYSLGKHGLLTLALKEILGQIGTQSVFFVEDTSLRIEAFSNEEDYPGLDVKDWFNRMTFDELNSRLAGFERTATIKSDIGLHVPGLRRPLFFHGEVTGQIALTAPAFEQNPQYPWLTPNTFNGWLIPDGSTKRLGEMCLEESWQYDFRTQALELVLDRLEEYTATLNLPPHAYTRLRKNIPDQQPLLFSLNRPVYIVVGKTCAGKSTFGARAVQKHRLKWVEASSVLRMFRSEYDFNQASDLDFAKHILDTYGYDAVARKIVRLYGNDAADGLVITGFRAIEELETIKASFPEAQVLLIEATDRARFQRHLGRGRIEEIKTLSAFKDHDIKQWSIGLLRVAEEFADIKIVNEGTLDDFFQKVDALLSGVGSKSIPGISLHVNPRRGFQENQIYRCLYVLNQAARPLSCDEIQYLTGQNGSAVLHNNANKVLKKVPELAKRYAMPNERVHYEITNAGRAYIRYMGSRMGVH, encoded by the coding sequence ATGAGAATATTACACGCTCGCCCATCCTTAAGAGAACAATTTTTAGTCGCACCCAAGCGGATCGAGGTCTACTTCTACACTTCAAGTACGGATAAATTTTTGCATGCGTACACCGTTTTTGAGCGATCTGGTCTGGCATTAAAACATTTCAAAAGTAGGACGGACCCTTATGCTGAGGACTATTCTCTCGGAAAGCATGGCCTTTTAACCCTGGCACTTAAAGAGATTCTGGGCCAGATCGGAACCCAATCGGTTTTTTTTGTCGAGGATACGTCTCTTCGCATCGAAGCTTTCAGCAATGAAGAGGATTATCCTGGGCTGGATGTTAAGGATTGGTTCAACAGAATGACATTCGATGAACTAAATTCAAGGCTCGCTGGATTTGAGAGGACCGCGACGATCAAGTCGGATATCGGCCTGCATGTTCCAGGGCTTCGGAGACCGCTTTTCTTTCATGGAGAGGTCACGGGCCAGATCGCATTAACGGCACCGGCCTTCGAGCAAAATCCCCAATACCCTTGGCTGACACCGAACACGTTCAATGGTTGGCTGATTCCTGATGGTTCAACAAAGCGGCTTGGCGAAATGTGCCTTGAAGAGTCCTGGCAGTATGACTTCCGTACTCAAGCATTGGAGTTGGTTTTGGATCGTCTGGAAGAATACACGGCAACCCTGAACTTGCCTCCCCATGCCTACACCCGCCTGAGGAAAAATATTCCCGACCAGCAGCCTTTGCTTTTTTCCCTCAACAGGCCGGTGTACATCGTCGTCGGAAAAACTTGCGCCGGGAAGAGCACTTTCGGAGCCCGCGCGGTCCAGAAGCATCGGCTGAAATGGGTAGAAGCAAGCAGTGTCCTACGAATGTTCCGTAGTGAATATGACTTCAATCAAGCGAGCGATCTGGATTTTGCTAAACACATACTCGACACCTACGGCTACGACGCTGTTGCCCGAAAAATTGTAAGATTGTATGGAAATGACGCAGCGGATGGTCTCGTTATTACAGGCTTTCGAGCCATAGAGGAATTAGAGACAATCAAAGCCAGCTTCCCTGAGGCTCAAGTGCTCCTTATCGAGGCGACCGATAGGGCTCGCTTTCAGCGTCACCTGGGACGGGGACGAATAGAAGAAATTAAAACGCTTTCTGCCTTTAAGGATCACGACATAAAGCAATGGAGTATTGGCCTGTTGAGAGTTGCAGAAGAGTTCGCCGACATAAAGATTGTCAACGAGGGCACTTTGGATGACTTTTTCCAGAAGGTCGACGCCCTGCTTAGCGGCGTCGGATCAAAGTCGATTCCCGGCATTTCACTGCATGTAAATCCGCGCCGCGGATTCCAGGAAAATCAGATCTATCGATGCCTGTATGTGTTGAATCAAGCTGCCCGGCCATTGTCCTGCGACGAGATTCAATACCTCACAGGCCAGAATGGTTCTGCGGTGCTTCACAATAATGCCAATAAGGTCTTGAAGAAAGTGCCAGAGCTGGCCAAACGCTACGCTATGCCCAACGAAAGAGTTCATTACGAGATCACTAATGCAGGGAGAGCGTATATTCGTTATATGGGATCACGAATGGGCGTTCATTAG
- a CDS encoding beta-ribofuranosylaminobenzene 5'-phosphate synthase family protein: protein MIKIRSFPRLHFGLLDVSGSGHRAYGGSGVMLDALPTEVSVGYEPVGEVHAPIDQTGRHDVASALERMRAAYGLAQGFHSIHRLPPQHIGLGTKTSLIMAVLKAWEKISGIDIPDRQLQLLSGRGGASGVGIHGFFHGGFVVDAGHPSNSVTSYMPSAGHRPRDVPLVTIKSKVEERWRFTLILADGRKYYDGVEVDFFKHNTPIPASEAREAIEITHHGIVPSVISGDIELMKTALRRMHGCGFKRRELLGQTDQVRHLLSDLDELRGCAVGMSSMGPLVYVIDASGSQTIRPQILDCVARHGAKVLAYCPARNSGYEIE from the coding sequence ATGATCAAGATCCGTTCATTCCCGCGACTGCACTTCGGCCTGCTAGACGTTTCTGGTTCAGGACATCGAGCGTATGGTGGTTCGGGCGTCATGCTCGATGCCTTACCAACAGAGGTTTCGGTTGGTTACGAGCCTGTAGGGGAGGTACATGCGCCAATCGACCAGACTGGGCGACATGATGTCGCCTCCGCTCTTGAGCGTATGCGAGCTGCCTATGGCCTAGCTCAAGGATTCCACTCAATTCATCGACTTCCCCCACAGCATATCGGTTTAGGCACAAAAACAAGTTTGATAATGGCTGTACTAAAAGCGTGGGAAAAGATCAGTGGGATAGACATTCCTGATCGACAGCTTCAACTGTTGAGTGGTCGCGGTGGCGCGTCAGGGGTCGGCATTCATGGATTTTTCCATGGAGGGTTTGTTGTTGATGCTGGCCATCCCTCAAACTCAGTGACTTCCTATATGCCCTCCGCTGGACATCGCCCCCGCGATGTTCCATTGGTAACGATAAAAAGCAAGGTCGAGGAGCGATGGCGATTTACGCTCATATTGGCCGATGGACGAAAGTACTATGACGGCGTTGAAGTGGATTTCTTCAAGCACAATACACCAATACCGGCAAGCGAGGCCAGGGAGGCGATTGAGATAACCCATCATGGCATTGTTCCTTCAGTCATTAGTGGCGATATCGAATTAATGAAGACCGCTCTTAGGCGCATGCATGGGTGTGGCTTCAAAAGGAGGGAACTCTTGGGTCAAACTGATCAGGTGAGACACCTGCTGTCGGATTTGGATGAGCTACGAGGGTGCGCCGTAGGCATGAGCAGCATGGGTCCACTGGTCTATGTTATCGACGCGAGCGGGTCGCAAACCATTCGGCCTCAAATATTAGATTGCGTCGCTCGCCACGGTGCAAAGGTGCTAGCTTACTGTCCAGCGAGGAATTCGGGGTACGAAATTGAATGA
- a CDS encoding purine-nucleoside phosphorylase, which produces MQYHRWDDVQEATAAVRSQWPGTGRVGIVLGTGLGQLASQIKAEATIPYEAIPHFPHPTGVESHAGRLVCGTLAGVPVIAMEGRFHLYEGYSPAQVTFPIRILKELGCETLIVSNAAGGLNPLHRKGDLVVIDDHLNLPGLAGINPLIGPNDDRLGPRFPDLIEPYDRELQDLALSIALDEGIPAHRGVYVGIVGPNLETRAEYRYLRGIGADVVGMSTVAEVLVAVHAGMKILGFSIVTDLCLPDALEPVKIEEIIAVANEAEGKLRRIVTKVIERLNVS; this is translated from the coding sequence ATGCAGTATCACCGCTGGGACGACGTCCAGGAGGCCACAGCCGCCGTTCGATCACAATGGCCCGGCACCGGACGCGTCGGCATCGTGCTTGGCACCGGCCTCGGTCAGCTTGCGTCTCAGATCAAGGCCGAGGCCACCATCCCGTACGAGGCGATTCCCCACTTCCCCCACCCCACCGGGGTCGAGAGCCACGCCGGTCGCCTCGTCTGCGGCACCCTCGCCGGGGTTCCGGTCATCGCCATGGAAGGCCGGTTCCACCTGTACGAAGGCTATTCCCCGGCTCAGGTCACCTTTCCGATCCGGATCCTCAAGGAACTCGGCTGCGAAACCCTCATCGTCTCCAACGCCGCCGGAGGGCTGAATCCCCTACACCGGAAAGGGGATCTGGTCGTTATCGATGACCACCTGAACCTTCCCGGCCTGGCCGGCATCAATCCCTTGATCGGCCCGAACGACGACCGCCTCGGCCCCCGATTCCCGGACCTCATCGAGCCCTACGACCGCGAACTCCAGGACCTCGCCCTCTCGATCGCCCTGGACGAAGGCATCCCCGCTCATCGCGGCGTCTACGTCGGCATCGTCGGCCCGAACCTGGAAACCCGCGCAGAGTATCGCTACCTCCGGGGGATCGGCGCCGACGTCGTCGGCATGTCCACCGTCGCTGAGGTCCTCGTCGCCGTCCACGCCGGCATGAAGATCCTTGGCTTCTCGATCGTCACCGACCTCTGCCTGCCCGACGCCCTCGAACCGGTCAAGATTGAGGAAATCATCGCCGTTGCCAACGAGGCCGAAGGAAAACTTCGGCGAATTGTCACGAAGGTCATCGAGCGCCTCAACGTTTCCTGA
- a CDS encoding vitamin K epoxide reductase family protein, translated as MGTRGVSRPMAEQEARQHDHGGGEHDHDGGDHHMSREDRLRMLRMHHGQTLWIPWTLILLGVWTMLAPVSFGYLKEPQWVDPSGGRGVWFSDETHTALRAWLMTWSDVISGLLLVIFGWRALTPNRPVSLWICCVVGIWMTFAPVVFWAPTSASYLNDTVVGALVIALTILIPGMPNMIMFMQMGPDTPPGWSYNPSSWPQRWIMIVLGAAGWVVSRYLAAFQLGYIDYVWDPFFGFSQGTGRVLNSKMSHAWPISDAGLGTISYTFEFLMGYMGSTARWRTMPWMVTFFGILVIPLGLTHIFLMISMPVAVHHWCTLCLLAAAIMLPMIPLEADEVVAMGQHMVEAKRRGDRGGSLWRIFWRGGSAEGCTADERSPELVALPRTPGSVIVASIWGMSVPKGLALAALFGIWLVFSPTVFRLDIETTAADIAHLGGALMVTVSVICMGEVLRMGRFLNVPLGLIVAVAPWFLEAATTGFAFSATLSGLAVLLLSIPRGPKTERYGLWESYVR; from the coding sequence ATGGGAACTCGCGGCGTCTCGCGGCCGATGGCCGAGCAAGAGGCGCGCCAGCACGACCACGGGGGTGGGGAGCACGACCACGACGGCGGCGACCACCACATGAGCCGTGAGGACCGCCTCCGCATGCTCCGTATGCACCACGGGCAGACACTCTGGATCCCCTGGACGCTCATCCTCCTCGGGGTCTGGACCATGCTTGCGCCGGTGAGCTTCGGTTACCTGAAGGAGCCGCAGTGGGTCGACCCCAGCGGAGGCCGCGGGGTCTGGTTCAGCGACGAGACGCACACCGCCCTACGGGCCTGGCTCATGACCTGGAGCGATGTGATCAGCGGCCTGCTGCTGGTCATCTTCGGCTGGCGGGCCCTGACGCCGAACCGGCCGGTCAGTCTCTGGATCTGCTGTGTCGTCGGCATCTGGATGACCTTCGCTCCGGTCGTCTTCTGGGCACCGACCTCGGCCTCCTACCTGAACGACACGGTCGTCGGCGCTCTGGTGATCGCCCTGACGATCCTGATTCCGGGCATGCCGAACATGATCATGTTTATGCAGATGGGGCCCGATACCCCGCCCGGTTGGAGCTACAACCCGTCGAGCTGGCCCCAGCGTTGGATCATGATCGTGCTCGGCGCTGCCGGGTGGGTGGTTTCCCGCTACCTGGCGGCCTTTCAGCTAGGGTATATCGATTACGTCTGGGACCCGTTCTTCGGGTTTTCGCAGGGCACAGGTCGGGTGCTTAACTCGAAGATGTCGCATGCCTGGCCAATCTCTGACGCGGGGCTGGGCACGATCTCCTACACCTTCGAGTTTCTGATGGGGTACATGGGGAGCACGGCGCGGTGGAGGACGATGCCCTGGATGGTCACGTTCTTCGGCATCCTTGTGATTCCCCTTGGGCTGACGCATATCTTCCTGATGATCTCGATGCCGGTGGCCGTGCATCACTGGTGCACGCTTTGCCTGCTGGCCGCAGCGATCATGCTCCCGATGATTCCGTTGGAGGCCGACGAGGTGGTCGCCATGGGCCAGCACATGGTCGAGGCGAAGCGGCGCGGCGACCGTGGCGGCTCGCTCTGGCGGATTTTCTGGCGGGGCGGCTCCGCAGAGGGCTGTACGGCCGATGAACGTTCGCCGGAATTGGTGGCCTTGCCCAGGACGCCGGGGAGCGTCATCGTCGCCTCGATCTGGGGCATGAGCGTCCCGAAGGGCCTGGCGCTTGCTGCCTTGTTCGGCATCTGGCTGGTCTTCAGCCCGACGGTCTTCCGCCTGGACATTGAGACGACGGCGGCAGACATTGCCCATCTGGGAGGGGCACTGATGGTGACCGTCTCGGTCATCTGCATGGGGGAGGTGTTGCGCATGGGCCGCTTTCTGAACGTCCCGCTAGGCCTGATCGTGGCCGTCGCCCCCTGGTTCCTTGAGGCCGCGACGACCGGCTTTGCGTTCAGTGCGACGCTCTCGGGCCTGGCGGTCCTCCTGCTGTCCATCCCACGAGGTCCGAAGACCGAGCGGTATGGTCTGTGGGAAAGCTATGTCCGGTGA
- a CDS encoding Gfo/Idh/MocA family protein, whose product MTALTIGIVGCGRAARIHSRRLRDIEAVRITGCVDPEVEAARALASELIGSGGDPASIQAFSDHQQLLADTPPDVLAIFTPPRAHYRPAMDGLQAGCHLFIEKPLSTNTQEAVDIVNLARGRDRVVGVGHQFRLAPSLIEARRLLAEGAIGRLRLVMAVMANSWLATQRGPEGNAWRVDPKVSGGGIIADDGDHLLDALVWTTDRSVAEVSAFQDREEPGLDIVNAITLRLVDGTPATLAITGASPGSLFEITYFGEVGTLRANASSLRLAGADPEAPVQDLPLHSNQTSIDGDFIDAIRSGRPPCCSAEQAIETVRLQEAIARSAASGQIIRLASGDEVL is encoded by the coding sequence ATGACAGCGCTTACGATTGGAATCGTCGGCTGCGGCCGAGCCGCCCGGATTCATTCCAGGCGATTACGAGACATCGAAGCGGTTCGCATTACCGGTTGCGTCGATCCTGAAGTCGAGGCGGCGCGGGCCCTTGCCTCGGAGCTGATCGGCTCCGGCGGTGATCCCGCGTCCATCCAGGCGTTCTCCGATCATCAACAACTGTTAGCCGATACCCCGCCCGACGTGTTGGCGATCTTCACGCCTCCACGGGCCCACTACCGCCCCGCAATGGACGGGTTACAGGCCGGTTGCCATCTCTTTATTGAGAAACCGCTCTCGACCAATACCCAGGAGGCGGTGGATATCGTCAACCTGGCCCGGGGACGTGATCGCGTGGTTGGCGTTGGGCATCAGTTTCGCCTGGCCCCCAGCTTGATCGAGGCACGCCGCTTGCTGGCCGAGGGAGCCATCGGCCGACTCAGGCTGGTCATGGCTGTCATGGCCAACTCGTGGCTCGCCACCCAGCGAGGCCCGGAAGGCAACGCCTGGCGCGTCGATCCGAAGGTTTCCGGAGGCGGCATCATTGCCGACGACGGGGACCACCTGCTCGACGCCCTCGTCTGGACGACCGATCGCTCGGTGGCCGAGGTCTCCGCCTTCCAGGATCGTGAGGAACCGGGCCTCGACATCGTCAATGCCATTACCCTCCGCCTGGTCGACGGAACTCCGGCCACGCTTGCCATTACCGGCGCCTCGCCCGGCAGCCTGTTCGAAATCACCTATTTTGGTGAAGTCGGCACGTTGCGAGCGAATGCCTCAAGCCTTCGACTCGCCGGAGCCGATCCCGAGGCACCTGTGCAAGACCTTCCGTTACACAGCAATCAGACGAGTATTGATGGCGACTTTATCGACGCGATCCGATCGGGACGGCCTCCCTGCTGCTCAGCCGAGCAGGCAATCGAGACGGTTCGTCTCCAGGAAGCCATCGCCCGATCCGCCGCTTCTGGCCAGATCATTCGCCTTGCCTCCGGCGACGAAGTGCTCTGA